A single Cannabis sativa cultivar Pink pepper isolate KNU-18-1 chromosome 7, ASM2916894v1, whole genome shotgun sequence DNA region contains:
- the LOC133039681 gene encoding secreted RxLR effector protein 161-like, whose protein sequence is MEEIPYAKAIRTVMYAMISTRLDIACAVSTLSKFMSNPDEEHLTGLKWLLRYLKTTSNYGLKFEKTGNTLKLDCFVDPDYASNNDTRILITSYYFQLSSCCINLKSQVQHVVALSTREFDFMEIT, encoded by the coding sequence atggaagaaattcccTATGCCAAGGCCATTAGGACTGTCATGTATGCAATGATAAGCACAAGGCTTGACATTGCATGTGCTGTCAGCACTTTGAGCAAGTTTATGTCCAATCCTGATGAAGAACATTTGACTGGTTTGAAATGGCTTTTAAGGTATCTAAAGACAACCTCAAACTATGGTTTGAAATTTGAGAAGACTGGCAACACACTGAAGTTAGATTGCTTTGTTGATCCTGATTATGCATCCAACAATGACACCAGAATATTGATCACTAGCTACTATTTCCAGTTGAGTTCATGCTGCATAAATTTGAAATCACAGGTGCAACATGTAGTTGCTTTGTCCACTAGAGAATTTGATTTCATGGAAATCACATAG
- the LOC115697822 gene encoding signaling peptide TAXIMIN 1, with protein MSCCCGDDCQCRPLGFLLGLPFAFVSLILSIIGVIIWIVGLTLSCICPCCFCVTILVEFALVLIKAPFSVMEWFTSKIPC; from the exons ATGAGCTGCTGCTGTGGTGATGATTGCCAATGCAGGCCTCTGGGCTTTTTACTGGGCCTACCCTTTGCCTTTGTGTCTCTCATCCTCTCTATCATCGGCGTTATCATCTGGATCGTCGG ATTGACCCTAAGTTGCATCTGTCCTTGCTGCTTTTGTGTGACTATTTTAGTGGAGTTTGCGTTAGTGCTAATCAAGGCACCATTTTCCGTCATGGAATGGTTTACATCTAAGATCCCGTGTTAA